A segment of the Vibrio sp. YMD68 genome:
CTCAAGCTGGACAAATGTTATTGGCGCATGGTGCTGAAAGCACACTAGTTGGAAGCATCACACATAGAATTGGTATCGCGGCAGGCATGGATGAAGTCGAAGTTTCGCTATCGGCTAGCTCTTTAGTGGTGACAACCGTCTATCAAGATCACTGCATTACCACCGCGAGGCGAAGCCCTGACAAAGGGATTAATATGCGGGTGATTACTCAGATCCAACGTATTTGTATCATGCTTGAAAAAGGGATCGTTGATTGCGATCTTGCTCAAATGAAGCTTAATGACATCACCCCAGAGCGTTATAATCGCTGGTTGGTTGTGGTGATGATTGGTTTATCTTGTGCTTCATTCAGTCGTTTAGCTGGTGGGGACTGGGCGGTATTTATCATGACTTTTATCGCTTCCTCGGTGGGAATGATCGTTCGGCAAGAGATTGGCCACCGTCACTTTAACCCTATGGTTAACTTTTCTGCGACTGCCTTTGTGACAACGATTATTTCAGCCCAAGCCGTTTCCTTTTCTATTGGAAATCACCCTACTATTGTGATGGCATCATCAGTATTAATGCTGGTTCCAGGGTTTCCATTGATCAATTCGGTTGCCGATATGATCAAAGGCTACATCAATATGGGGATCGCACGATTTGTCATGGCCAGCCTATTGACGTTAGCAACGTGCCTAGGGATTGTTGCTGCGATGAGTGTCATGGATGTTTGGGGGTGGGGTTTATGATGACGGGGGTTATGGTGACTGAAAGCATGATGACGCTTTTATTAGGTTTAGCAAATGACATGCTATTTGCGGCCATTCCTGCTGTTGGGTTTGCTCTTGTATTTAATGTTCCGCAAAGAGCATTAGGCTATTGTGCGTTAGGTGGCGCAATAGGCCATGGTTCACGTTATCTCATGATG
Coding sequences within it:
- a CDS encoding threonine/serine exporter family protein is translated as MDEHQRAVSRLIAQAGQMLLAHGAESTLVGSITHRIGIAAGMDEVEVSLSASSLVVTTVYQDHCITTARRSPDKGINMRVITQIQRICIMLEKGIVDCDLAQMKLNDITPERYNRWLVVVMIGLSCASFSRLAGGDWAVFIMTFIASSVGMIVRQEIGHRHFNPMVNFSATAFVTTIISAQAVSFSIGNHPTIVMASSVLMLVPGFPLINSVADMIKGYINMGIARFVMASLLTLATCLGIVAAMSVMDVWGWGL